In one window of Eubalaena glacialis isolate mEubGla1 chromosome 13, mEubGla1.1.hap2.+ XY, whole genome shotgun sequence DNA:
- the SLX4 gene encoding structure-specific endonuclease subunit SLX4, whose amino-acid sequence MMDESDDDFKELCASFFQRVKKNGPKEVSGERKTQKASNSTQIRSKLKRTKPTASKSKTLQGPTERKTRSGSQVLWTQKQGAPKWPESEPAPPENGEGGVHASAVLQDSAWSTQTEAAPDSRSQPPPSCLTAMVPSPSKPRAAELVLQRMQQFKRADPERLKHGSEGCSLEAALEENVPKGPQEMMAGNGSGPRLPATESDAAVALALQHEFGPERASAHNDSLEEKGLFFCQICQKNLSAMTVTRREQHVNRCLDEAEKALRPSVPQIPECPICGKPFLTPKSRISHLKQCAVKMEVGPQLLLQAVRLQTAQPEGASGTLASSLRDHAGGLKRKGATAKKEPQKRQKVAKPEAPSEDLLVAMALSRSEMEQEAVPAALRLGNAFSGRTRPGAALEKKSRKKKAPVTPPQLLVQDAETTGRQMEDRVAQLLAEELELSGTPPLPASRIFKEELEKGRRGLRPPGGKQNFLWEGSALTGAWALESFYTASLVPPLVPQRPTEGLTQEPTLPLELPEKPEPGVQTPLAVHGTRPVGHSPLSPAPSASQREHQALQDLLDLAGEGLSASPWPCSGGPAGSGGATGMDLSPSSLPLTGFVLPAKEKCLERSSQASLALGLLVADFGAMVNSPHLSDVQFQMDGGEVLYAHKFVLYARCPLLMQHVNSEGFFAIEDGDMRTQRVLLSDVSAEAARMFLRYLYAADTALTPQLAPDLSSLAHRFGVTELVHLCEQVPVLMDAEGGQQKEQEDEDCESRVETFQELLRSVWRGEEEEAEALPKSEGREEDREKVNEAEMEEIYEFAATQRKLLQGEKAPAMEEETDQLREDGPVSGRILTSVRNKEQSENAEQMESSGQGRDEAPDKWKNMRHSTLLPPGDQGLDREEKAESPKEALALPYSSGPARARAEKQESTFLCSVDVDDDEQSFSSPQAGYPEPSQMTSDRKEGNCTIWEREIESSHPPAHQQAPPSHSPFFPSHPHQGRSPCQPHLRSRHTSDLSLPTPQLQGTASRVASQNSSPKPKRARSLPMSRKDPGQKDKECSSMLEHRGKGVLISPEKSPPMDLTQSEPGCLSARSQNSPSSVNREDEVILLLDSDEELELEQIKIKSVLNGPSEERKVLEVSTKSSELFSIIDLDAEQEPSQSPPGRGPTLQQEVEGPLGNRGSVGGRGTPQLFCDPKISGDEDSTTDTSWLVPATPLASRSRDCSSQTQITGLRSRPSADPLAQPKPRALLQNRDEPEAMSKFSVIVPQTSSLLGPISPGSPDSRRQVCRSPSSPHPRCHQYFSPLAPRPSSGGLADLTGQFQRHPPPALSPGVQATASEVVEVEDSEEEQEVASRKASNIPLPDSDPPMPADDWCWHVEPLSPIPIDHLNLEWTGPLSTSSPGGRVEGAPDSGDCCSPALLGTTPIRGSRTGQRKAQEKSPGAGSPGSSRLSFLNSALWDDWDGEEQKSPEALPLPQTPSADGAQKLQELQTPKGANRKKNLPPEVPITPMPRYSIMETPVLKKELDRFGVRPLPKRQMVLKLKEIFQYTHQTLESDSEEESQSSQVPLEAPCSQTYTTKTSKASRAAGRTQLEATSGPVPQRSKGPAKTKGPQHQKMQPGGSIPALSTSPAKEGPPGPDGDTQLPASQESMATSVDSSDSSCSSQSSSCEFGAALESAGEDEEDEEGVSASQAAIQGAATEEAVRHYICSKPALYRKVLLYQPLELAELQAELKQQGIHVATGKLLDFLDTQCITFTTAAARKEKLERKRRQPVGKKMGVRIRRPVPRPQPLAISSL is encoded by the exons AGGCTGCTCCTGACAGccgctcccagccccctccttccTGTCTGACTGCGATGGTGCCCAGTCCCTCCAAACCCCGGGCGGCAGAGCTGGTGCTACAGCGAATGCAGCAGTTCAAGAGAGCAGACCCCGAGCGTTTGAAACACGGTTCAGAAGGGTGCTCCCTAGAGGCTGCACTTGAAGAAAACGTCCCAAAGGGCCCTCAAGAGATGATGGCGGGGAACG GGTCTGGGCCCAGGCTCCCTGCCACAGAGAGCGACGCTGCAGTGGCCTTGGCCCTCCAGCACGAGTTTGGGCCAGAACGGGCATCCGCACACAACGACAGCCTGGAGGAGAAGGGGTTGTTCTTTTGCCAGATCTGTCAAAAGAACCTCTCAGCTATGACCGTGACACGGAGGGAGCAGCACGTGAACCG GTGCTTGGACGAGGCTGAAAAGGCACTGAGACCTTCCGTGCCTCAGATCCCTGAATGCCCAATTTGCGGCAAGCCATTTCTCACCCCTAAGAGCAGAATCAGTCACTTGAAACAGTGTGCGGTGAAGATGGAGGTTGGCCCGCAGCTCCTGCTCCAGGCCGTGCGGCTGCAGACAGCTCAGCCCGAGGGGGCCTCTGGCACACTGGCATCGAG CCTGAGGGATCACGCTGGAGGTCTGAAGCGGAAGGGAGCCACTGCCAAGAAGGAGCCGCAGAAGAGGCAGAAGGTCGCCAAGCCCGAGGCGCCGTCCGAGGACCTGCTGGTGGCCATGGCTCTGTCCCGGTCCGAGATGGAGCAGGAGGCTGTGCCGGCGGCACTCAGGCTGGGAAACGCTTTTTCTGGGAGGACGAGACCGGGAGCAG CTCTAGAGAAGAAAAGTCGCAAGAAGAAAGCCCCCGTTACGCCCCCACAGTTGTTAGTCCAGGACGCGGAGACCACAGGGAGACAGATGGAGGATCGCGTGGCCCAGCTCTTGGCAGAGGAGCTGGAGCTGTCTGGCACGCCACCGCTTCCTGCGAGCAGAATTTTTAAGGAAGAGCTGGAAAAGGGCAGGCGAGGTCTTCGACCACCTGGAGGAAAGCAGAACTTTCTGTGGGAGGGCAGCGCCCTGACCGGGGCCTGGGCTCTGGAATCCTTCTACACGGCCAGCCTGGTCCCTCCCCTGGTGCCCCAGCGGCCCACCGAG GGCCTCACACAGGAGCCCACGCTGCCACTGGAGCTGCCTGAGAAGCCAGAGCCTGGCGTGCAAACACCCCTTGCCGTCCATGGCACCCGCCCTGTGGGCCACAGCCCCCTGAGCCCAGCGCCCTCCGCCAGCCAGAGGGAGCATCAGGCCCTGCAGGACCTCCTGGACCTGGCAGGAGAGGGGCTGAGCGCCAGCCCGTGGCCCTGCAGCGGGGGCCCGGCCGGCTCAGGAGGGGCCACAG GAATGGACTTGTCGCCCAGCAGCCTTCCACTGACTGGGTTTGTCCTGccagccaaggagaagtgcctggAGAGGAGCAGCCAGGCTTCG CTCGCCCTCGGTTTGCTGGTGGCCGACTTCGGTGCCATGGTCAACAGCCCACACCTCAGCGACGTCCAGTTTCAGATGGACGGCGGGGAGGTGCTTTATGCCCACAAGTTTGTGCTCTATGCCCGATGCCCACTTCTCATGCAGCAC GTAAACAGTGAAGGCTTCTTTGCAATAGAAGATGGTGACATGAGGACCCAGCGCGTTCTGCTGAGTGACGTCAGCGCTGAGGCCGCCCGGATGTTCCTGCGTTACCTCTATGCTGCGGACACTGCCCTTACTCCCCAGCTGGCCCCTGACCTGAGCTCTCTGGCCCACAG GTTTGGTGTGACTGAGCTTGTTCACCTGTGCGAACAGGTGCCTGTCCTGATGGATGCCGAGGGTGGACAGCAGAAGGAGCAGGAAGACGAGGATTGTGAAAGCAGAGTGGAGACTTTCCAAGAACTCCTGCGGTCAGTGtggcggggggaggaggaggaagcagaggctcTGCCGAAATCCGAGGGCCgagaagaagacagagaaaaggtgAATGAGGCAGAGATGGAAGAAATTTATGAATTTGCAGCTACTCAGCGAAAGCTGCTCCAGGGGGAGAAAGCTCCAGCGATGGAGGAAGAAACTGACCAGCTCAGGGAGGACGGTCCAGTTTCTGGGAGAATCCTCACAAGCGTTCGCAATAAAGAACAGTCAGAAAATGCAGAGCAGATGGAATCATCTGGGCAAGGAAGAGATGAGGCCCcagacaaatggaaaaacatGAGACACTCCACGCTCCTGCCCCCCGGGGACCAGGGTTTGGACAGGGAGGAGAAAGCGGAGTCCCCAAAGGAAGCACTGGCTCTTCCCTACTCTTCCGGCCCTGCCCGGGCTCGGGCAGAGAAGCAGGAAAGCACCTTTTTGTGCTCagttgatgttgatgatgatgaacaGTCCTTTTCATCGCCTCAAGCCGGATACCCTGAACCCTCCCAGATGACAAGTGATCGCAAGGAAGGAAACTGCACCATATGGGAAAGGGAGATAGAGAGTTCCCATCCCCCTGCTCACCAGCAGGCACCTCCCTCACACTCACCCTTCTTCCCATCACATCCCCATCAAGGCAGGAGTCCCTGCCAGCCACATCTTCGTTCTCGTCACACCAGTGACCTGTCCCTGCCAACACCCCAGCTGCAGGGCACGGCTTCCAGGGTAGCCTCCCAGAACTCATCACCAAAGCCAAAGAGGGCCAGAAGCCTTCCCATGTCACGTAAGGATCCAGGCCAGAAAGACAAGGAATGTAGTTCCATGTTGGAACACAGAGGTAAAGGGGTCCTGATCTCCCCAGAAAAGTCTCCACCCATGGATCTAACCCAGTCAGAACCTGGCTGCTTGAGTGCCAGGTCTCAGAACTCTCCATCCAGCGTGAACAGAGAAGATGAGGTGATCCTTTTATTGGATTCAGATGAAGAGCTGGAGCTGGAACAAATCAAAATAAAGTCAGTTTTGAATGGTCCCTCGGAAGAAAGGAAAGTTCTTGAAGTTAGCACCAAGTCCTCTGAGCTGTTTTCCATCATCGACCTCGATGCGGAGCAGGAACCTTCCCAAAGCCCACCAGGAAGAGGGCCCACGCTACAGCAGGAGGTGGAGGGACCGCTGGGGAACCGGGGCTCTGTTGGGGGCAGAGGGACCCCCCAGCTGTTCTGCGACCCCAAGATCAGTGGCGACGAGGACAGCACGACAGATACCTCGTGGCTGGTGCCCGCCACCCCACTGGCTAGCAGAAGCCGTGACTGTTCATCGCAGACCCAAATCACAGGCCTCAGGTCCAGGCCTTCAGCAGACCCACTGGCTCAGCCCAAGCCCAGGGCCCTGTTACAGAACAGGGACGAACCGGAAGCCATGAGTAAGTTTTCGGTCATCGTGCCTCAGACATCCTCACTCCTGGGCCCCATCTCTCCCGGAAGCCCTGACAGCAGAAGGCAGGTCTGCAGAAGCCCGTCCAGTCCCCACCCCAGATGCCACCAGTACTTTTCTCCTCTGGCTCCCCGTCCCAGCTCAGGAGGCCTTGCTGATCTCACTGGGCAGTTCCAGAGGCACCCACCGCCTGCGCTGAGCCCAGGGGTTCAGGCCACTGCGAGTGAAGTGGTGGAGGTTGAGGACagtgaggaggagcaggaggtggCCTCCCGGAAGGCGAGCAACATCCCCCTGCCGGACAGTGACCCCCCGATGCCAGCCGACGATTGGTGTTGGCATGTGGAGCCCCTCTCACCAATTCCGATTGACCACCTGAACCTTGAGTGGACCGGCCCCCTGAGCACCAGTAGCCCTGGCGGTAGGGTGGAGGGGGCCCCAGACAGCGGTGACTGCTGCTCCCCAGCACTGCTGGGCACCACCCCCATCCGAGGAAGCCGCACTGGCCAGAGGAAGGCTCAAGAGAAATCCCCTGGGGCCGGCTCCCCTGGGAGCAGCAGGCTGAGCTTTCTGAACTCAGCTCTGTGGGACGATTGGGATGGAGAAGAACAGAAGTCCCCAGAGGCTCTTCCTCTGCCCCAGACACCGAGCGCGGATGGAGCCCAGAAATTGCAAGAGTTACAGACGCCAA AAGGTGCTAATCGGAAGAAGAACTTGCCCCCCGAAGTGCCCATAACCCCAATGCCAAGGTATTCCATCATGGAGACCCCGGTGCTGAAGAAAGAACTGGACAG GTTTGGGGTCCGCCCTCTGCCCAAACGCCAAATGGTCCTGAAACTGAAGGAGATATTCCAGTACACTCACCAGACACTGGAGTCAGACTCCGAGGAAGAGAGCCAGTCCTCACAGGTGCCCTTGGAGGCTCCTTGCAGCCAGACTTACACCACCAAGACCTCTAAGGCTTCAAGGGCAGCTGGCCGCACCCAGCTGGAGGCCACTTCTGGCCCCGTTCCCCAAAGGTCCAAGGGACCTGCTAAGACCAAGGGCCCCCAACATCAAAAGATGCAGCCTGGTGGAAGCATCCCTGCCCTGAGCACGTCACCAGCCAAGGAGGGGCCTCCAGGCCCTGATGGTGACACCCAGCTACCGGCCTCCCAGGAATCCATGGCCACCTCTGTAGACAGCAGTGacagctcctgcagctcacaAAG TTCTTCCTGTGAGTTTGGAGCGGCCCTGGAGTCTGCAGGAGAAGatgaggaggacgaggagggTGTCAGTGCTTCGCAGGCGGCCATCCAGGGAGCGGCCACAGAGGAGGCCGTGAGGCATTACATCTGCTCCAAGCCAGCCCTCTACCGCAAGGTCCTGCTGTACCAGCCCTTGGAGCTGGCAGAGCTACAGGCCGAGCTGAAGCAGCAAGGCATCCACGTGGCCACGGGGAAGCTGCTGGACTTCCTGGACACCCAGTGCATCACCTTCACCACAGCTGCCGCCCGCAAGGAGAAGCTTGAGAGGAAGAGACGGCAGCCCGTGGGCAAGAAGATGGGGGTCAGAATCCGCAGGCCTgtcccccgcccccaacccctggccaTCAGCAGCCTGTGA